From Saccharomyces kudriavzevii IFO 1802 strain IFO1802 genome assembly, chromosome: 11:
TGAACaccttctttcttatattTCTCCGCATCTTCCTTCGTGGTGATTCCCGAAAGAGCAATCAAAAGAACCTCCTTAGGAGTAGATTCTACAAGATTGCTGGTGGTGTTTAGGTCCACGTTAAATGAGTGTAGATCCCTATTATTGACACCTATAACTTTAGCGCCAATCTCCAAAGCCCGCTGTAACTCCTCTTTGGAATTTACCTCCACAAGAGGCTCCATGTTTAACTTTCTACTGTAATCGTACAGCTCCTTTAATAAGGGCTGAGATAACATCTTGACTATTAGAAGGATGGTGTCAGCCCCTGCCAATCTTGCTTCTAGGACTTGATACTTGCTGAAGAtaaattcttttcttagAATGCAAGGTCTCTCCTTGGGGGAGAATTTCAAGTCTACAATTCTTCTCACATTGACTAAATCCTGCAATGACCCCTGGAACCAATGGGGTTCAGTCAATACGGAGATGGCCGAAGCCCCAGCCTCCGCGTATTTCAAAGCCTGTTCAGCAGCAACGGCCTTTAGGCAGATAGGACCCTTTGAGGGAGATGCGCGCTTGACTTCAGCAAGAACGGCGGCTCTGTTGTGAGATGATGACAGTTTTGCGTGGAGGTCCTGTACCGGTGGAGCAAGACCTAAGTTATAATTTGATTGTAAATCTTGCAAAGTGAAACCTGGGACTTTAGATTGTTCATTAACATCAATTTTACGTTGAGCATAGATGCGATCCAAAATAGAGTTTGAAGGAGACGAGCCATTCTCCTCCCATGTGCCACCATTAATGTTCAGAATATTTCTAATCATCAAGTGACCCTCTTCGGTCAAGATGGATTCTGGATGGAACTGCACACCTTCCACTGTATACTTCTTATGTCTCACACCCATGATGATGCCATTTTCCGTGCTAGCAGTAACCTTGAGGCAGGATGGCAGGGATGCTTCGGTACCAGCTAAAGAGTGGTATCTCGTCACTGCAATACCTTGGGGCACGTTCTTAAAAATCCCACAGTTATCGTGGGTGATGAGTGATGTTTTACCGTGGACAATTTCACCCGCGTATGTAACTTCACCACCAAAGACGTCGAACATACATTGCTGGCCCATGCAGACCCCAAAGACTGGAATTTTTCCAGCAAAGTACTTTATACAGTCTCTTGAGATACCGGAATCCGTCTTTGGGTGGCCTGGTCCGGGCGAAATAAGCAACGTGTCGGGGCTCAAAGCGGCGATTTCAGGAACTGTGATTGCATCGTTACGGTAGACGCTGACTTTGGCGCCCTCTTGGCACAAATACTCGTAAACGTTCCATGTGAAGGAGTCGTAGTTGTCGATTAAAACCACATGCTTATTAATTGGGTTTGTTGCAGCGTGCACAGACATTTCTTATGGGCAGGGGGATGTTGTGTGTGTCTAAGACGATTGGGTAATGTCCTGAA
This genomic window contains:
- the TRP3 gene encoding bifunctional anthranilate synthase/indole-3-glycerol-phosphate synthase (similar to Saccharomyces cerevisiae TRP3 (YKL211C); ancestral locus Anc_1.532), with the translated sequence MSVHAATNPINKHVVLIDNYDSFTWNVYEYLCQEGAKVSVYRNDAITVPEIAALSPDTLLISPGPGHPKTDSGISRDCIKYFAGKIPVFGVCMGQQCMFDVFGGEVTYAGEIVHGKTSLITHDNCGIFKNVPQGIAVTRYHSLAGTEASLPSCLKVTASTENGIIMGVRHKKYTVEGVQFHPESILTEEGHLMIRNILNINGGTWEENGSSPSNSILDRIYAQRKIDVNEQSKVPGFTLQDLQSNYNLGLAPPVQDLHAKLSSSHNRAAVLAEVKRASPSKGPICLKAVAAEQALKYAEAGASAISVLTEPHWFQGSLQDLVNVRRIVDLKFSPKERPCILRKEFIFSKYQVLEARLAGADTILLIVKMLSQPLLKELYDYSRKLNMEPLVEVNSKEELQRALEIGAKVIGVNNRDLHSFNVDLNTTSNLVESTPKEVLLIALSGITTKEDAEKYKKEGVHGFLVGEALMKSTDVKKFIHELSE